Within the Eleginops maclovinus isolate JMC-PN-2008 ecotype Puerto Natales chromosome 5, JC_Emac_rtc_rv5, whole genome shotgun sequence genome, the region tcgaaataaagaaaatagatcgtttgtcatttatttcaagatcatttaaagtcagctgtgtgtgtttgtgcctcagGTCTGCGTCACGGCCTGGGTCAGCTGACCTTCAGCGACGGGACGTGCTACACGGGTCAGTTTGAGAACGGGCTGTTCAACGGCTGCGGGATGCTGGTCTTCCCCGACGGATCCAGGTCTGCACTTCTTGTTACCCTGACCTCTGGCCTTTAAAGTTAAATCACCCATTAGAGCATTATCTAAAAGCCTGACCTAAGACCTGTGCCTAAATACCTCTTCTACATCGTCTGGGTTTTCATTctatctgattttattttgaaagatttagttaaattaagtttattttattattgttaaaattaCCTGGCAAGATGTTGCTAGGCAAAACTTAGAAACTAACTTTTAAGTTGTATACCTTTTTTGTTGACCATGATTAATCGCTTActctgaaatgttaaaaaatagcAAGTTGTAACTCCAAAGATATTTATTAACAATGACATGTGAGAGGAAAAGCAACACACCCTTCTTTTACCATAAGCTGTAACTACGTAATGTTTTGCATTGAATTTGCAAATATTTTCAGATTATCTCATCAAAAAATCGGCTCATTTTTAGGCTTCAACTTCATGCACTCAGTATCAGTCTGCTGATAATGCTGCAACTAAATCTGatttttatgatttattcatTCAAGGTTAAGTTGATAGTGAATCACAATGTTCAAGGTAACGTCTTGAAATATTCAGTTTATGTGActaacagttaaaaaaacagatataaTTTAAGTAGAAAAAAGCTACAAATATTATGTCGTCGTTTCTTAACCCCTGTGCGGTCTTCCTATCAACCGTGGAACTTTTATCCCACATAGTATACACAGTATAGAGTGTAAATAATCACCCAAATCTGTgtttcacatttcacacaaacCATATTCTGACTTATTACAAGTTTCactcttcttttaaatgtatggtTAAAAGAcctaaattacaaaaaataaaacagattctCTGATTTGAAAAAGGCACATATAGAATCATTTTACAATTTGACCCCAAAAGAACGCAGCTATAGGCACTATCGTCGAACAAACCTTTAACccgaaataaaaacatttggaaacagGTCAAATTTGACCCGAGGACAAcagaaaggataaaaaaaacggatcatatgtttatatgtttaGGTTTGATAAATGATTGAATATGATTAATTGATTATCAAAAATGGTAAATTATTGTCAACAATCATTTGTGCTAATGTTTCATCGTGATTTCCAACAGAAGAAGGCAGTTAAGAGTGACTTTAGTTAAGCTTAGTCTCttttatcaataaatacaaacaaaagccaatcatataaaacatttgGTTCATTAGTCTCAGAAAGCTCTGGTGTGTGAGGAAATAAACCTTACCTTTCATCCCACACACAAAGGAAACTAAATGCTCTCTCACTTCTGAACAGCTACAAAGCAGATTGTTTTTGAAGAACTTCATTCCAGAGCAGACGGAAACATCTGCTttgtttcttcatttatttatgaggAGAAATGACTGAAATAAAGGATGCGACCTGTGAAAAAAGGCCTAATTCAGTCAGGTGAAGGGCTTTATCTTTCTTTGTGTGGCGCAGGTACAATGTTCCAGTACAGCAGAGGACATGTTCAGGGCTAAACTTAAAAACCATATCACTTGTTATTATTCAGGGGCTTCggaaatattaaaacatgtttcattttaaattaatatttagcAGAAAATATGTCCTTTCACTTTTAATAGTTGCTGTCCTTGGATTTTGAAAGGAGGCTTTTAAAAGAGTGTTGATTTTCATAGCAGCTACATAAGTTTTTCGAAGAATATTTTGTTGAACTTTTGGTGTTTGAGGCTCTAAATCAAAATCCCCCTTATGTGTGGTTGGCAGAAATCAAAAGCGGTTGAATGACTGTGGCTCTTTTTATCCGCCTGACCCCATCCGTGGCTCTAATTAATCAGttttattgaattaaatgttttataaaagacTTCCTGTCGATGTTTGAGCGCTTGTTCTACTCACTGGCACTTCAGTCTTTTGTCAGTGTGAGGCTGTTTTACATTCGAGTAATGGCACATGTTATTCATGCTGGGTGtgtcaaaataaacacatttctcaccATTTCTTTTGTCTCTGCTGTCAATTAGCTGTGAAACTACTCATAACGAGGGGGTATAAATACATAAGGCAGCAACGATGTATGATGTGTTTTCAGGGCCACGAAAATGATCGACAGAGTTGCTTGTAAAATTCCCCAGCCGTTTGCAGATGGACAAAAGAATGGGTGGTGGGGAGGTTTGGTTTTGGCTCAACTGTTTCAACATCTGGTCATTCCCCatcttaattaatattaatcAGTACACAGAAATATGTTTGAGCAAACATTTTAGGCGagaatatgtgtttttctttatgtgacTGTCTTATTTTTAGGTATGAAGGTGAATTTGTGCAGGGTAAATTTCAAGGCGCTGGCGTCTTCACACGCTTCGACGGGATGAGGTTCGAGGGCGAGTATAAAAGTGGCTGTGTGGATGGATACGGTAAGAATTCActaataaaatattcattttacttgtagtaaagtgtgtgttgtatgtttgtatttgtgtatcATGCCTTcttatgttttctgtgtttgtgaccTTGATTGAGACTCAAtcatatttataaaatacatcataTATTTTATGCT harbors:
- the LOC134864586 gene encoding MORN repeat-containing protein 4-like, whose translation is MTLTRGSFSYSNGEEYHGEWKEGLRHGLGQLTFSDGTCYTGQFENGLFNGCGMLVFPDGSRYEGEFVQGKFQGAGVFTRFDGMRFEGEYKSGCVDGYGVLTFLDGGPGGGNEGLFESNQLVRRENSQGAVLRAQAAAAKARALAM